From the genome of Ignavibacteriales bacterium, one region includes:
- the rpsR gene encoding 30S ribosomal protein S18 codes for MRNERNKNQKKVKRTIDGYIDYKDSKQLGRFLTDQGKIIPRRITGLTAKQHRVLVQAIKRARQLAILPFVSEAVK; via the coding sequence ATGAGAAATGAAAGAAATAAAAACCAGAAAAAAGTTAAGAGAACAATTGATGGTTACATCGATTACAAAGACTCTAAACAACTCGGAAGATTTTTAACCGATCAAGGTAAAATCATTCCCCGCAGAATAACCGGACTAACGGCAAAACAACACAGAGTATTAGTTCAGGCAATTAAAAGAGCCCGTCAGTTGGCAATTTTACCATTTGTTTCAGAAGCAGTTAAGTAG
- the rplI gene encoding 50S ribosomal protein L9 has protein sequence MKVILRRNFDQLGKVGDVVAVKDGYARNYLIPRQIVYQATKGNILALEEEKKQILKKEAKELDLAQKLANDIEKVSITIPVKVGEEDKIFGTVTSQMIADSMKEKGYDIDKRKIEITEPIKSLGIYSVTIKVHPSVSAVVKTWVVRE, from the coding sequence ATGAAAGTAATATTAAGAAGAAATTTTGATCAGCTTGGAAAAGTTGGAGATGTAGTTGCCGTTAAGGACGGATATGCAAGAAACTATCTCATCCCGCGTCAAATTGTGTATCAGGCAACCAAAGGAAATATTTTAGCTCTTGAAGAAGAGAAGAAACAAATTCTTAAAAAAGAAGCTAAAGAACTTGACCTTGCTCAAAAACTTGCTAACGATATTGAAAAAGTATCTATCACCATTCCTGTTAAAGTTGGTGAAGAAGATAAAATTTTTGGTACAGTTACCAGCCAGATGATAGCTGATTCTATGAAAGAAAAAGGTTACGACATAGATAAGAGAAAAATCGAAATTACAGAACCGATTAAATCTCTCGGCATTTACAGTGTAACTATTAAAGTTCACCCGAGCGTTTCAGCAGTTGTTAAAACCTGGGTGGTAAGAGAATAG